atacccttcatttaacggaagttaaaaaattagttttaaatttatatttattacttctagtttttttaaaaaattatttaggggtatatgtgattcttctatcaaagttcaaggtatattttaattttttcatatataaattattttttgacttcttttattataattatttgaatttcttattcttattttgtttttttctttcattccttagtttaaagattaaaaaattaaactatttttttgtgtgtgtattgtaatttaatttcgtattcgaagaaaaaatttggtcatctacactaagttttacaaaaatattagtgaaacataataaatttgattatcaaaataataattataaattagtcattgaaacaaaaaaaagtcaaaaaaatatgtttgacgaggattaaatttactcatatgggataatattttttagaaaaaaataataaaaacttagattaaaattattatttttttcatttctgttagaggaaaagggtatatgtgagtcatttgtttacgagtaggggtatatatgagtcactttcataacaaggggtatattagctctaaatgacaaagttgaggggtatatcagacccttttcctaGAAAAGAATAACcaaatattgaagaaaattaGTTATATTTTCCTCTCCGGAAAAATTATTCCATAATGCTTCAACTTTCATTTCATAAAAGCGTAAAACTCAAACATGATTTGATAAAGGGAAaaaggtctgatatacccctcaaatttgtcatttggagctgatacacccctcgttataaaagtggctcatatatgcccttaccgttatacaaacggctcacatatacccctgccgttacaaaatggctcacatatacccttcatttaacgaaagttaaataattagttttaaatttatatttattacttataatttttttcaaaaaaattatttagtggtaaatatgattcttctataaaagttcaaggtatattttaatttttttcatacaaaaattattttttgactcttttattataattatttgaatttcttattcttattttatttttttctttcattccttagtttaaagaaaaaaaattaaactatttttttgtgtgtattgtaatttaatttcgtattcgaattttttttggacatctacaataagttttacaagaatattagtgaaacataaataaatttgattatcaaaataataactataaattagtcattgaaacaaaaagaagtaaaaaaaaaatgtttgacgaggattaaatttactcatatgggattatattttttagaaaaaaataataaaaatttagattgaaaattattatttttttcatttccgttagaggaaaaaagtatatgtgagccatttgtttacaagtaggggcatatatgagccactttcataacaaggggtatatcagctctaaatgacaaagttgaggggtatatcaaacCATTTTCCCTTTGATAAATCAAGGCAAAATCCTAACGAATTGGTCGAACAAAATACAAGTGTTGAGTAACAACTTCTACTCTTATGAAAGGTGGGCCTGACCTCTTCCTTTCTATTTAGAAAGTGAAAGTCCTTGTCAGTTTCTTGTCGCGTAACCTTTTCCCAGTGCACGGAGCCCCAACGAGGAAGTTTTTTCCTTTCCCGATACTTTTTTGTGTCTTTCTTTGGGAAACTTACGAGATGCTATATTTTCAGGGAGTCCGACCCCTCAATCGAAAAAAAAAGACGGTTTGTGTGAGTCGGATTCTATATGAACCAATGGATCGTGACAAGTTGTTACTACTAGCAATGACTTCCTGAAGAGTAGCCACCCTAGAACCTGACAAAGTCATTATGAATGAATTCCCAAGCAATTCTCAACCAACATATGCGATTCGAGTGGGCGAACAGGATGCAAAACATATCATAAATGTTGAATTCTAAAAAAAAGGAGGGATCTGGTTTGTGAGCCGGTGTTCTACCTATCGCTGGTAAACTCTAATGTAAAATACCAGGCCTCTCTTTGATCATTCCTGTCTTTCGGTGCTTGCCCTTTCTTCTTCATCGATCTGCACTCCAGTTACCATTTGTCTTGTATTGTGATAGTAAAGTTGTCACAGCTAATCTTATATTTCACAAAAGGTACAAAATTGGGAAAATGTAAACAAAAGGGCAAATTAATTATCCTTTTTGCGATGTTCCAATGCTATTTTTGGCCCTTTTCCGTAGTACGTATTAAGAACGAACAGAAAATGAAATTATCTATACccaatatgatgtttaataagAGAGGCATAGTGACCGTTTTCGTTACCCAGAAGAGTATCATGGTTTCCTTCCTCTGCAACGACTCCGTTTTTGATAACACAAACTACCTCTGCTTCCTTAATTGTTGATAATCTGTGTGCTATTATAATCGCAGTTCTATCgaccattattttttctaatgcCATTTGAACCACCCTTTCAGATTCCGCATCAAGTGCACTAGTGGCTTCATCAAGTAACAATATTTTAGGATTCTTCAAAATAGCTCGTGCTATGGCGATACGTTGTTTCTGACCACCTGAAAGCTGAGCACCTCGCTCTCCAACCATGGTATCGTACccctgaacaagcacaaaaaagTAAGCCTCCTAGTCCTACGTTACGTTATATTGAACCATTTTCTAACCTGCTGTAAGCTAGAAATGAACTTGTGTGCATTTGCCAATTTTGCTGCAGCTATTAATTCTGCTTCACTTGCATCTCCAGCTTCCTTCCCATACATTATATTGGCTCGGATGGTTTCGTTGAACAGAATTGGTTCTTGGCTTACGAGCCCCATTTGATGCCTTAGCCAtttcaaattgaaattttgaatgtcaATCCCATCAAGCATAATTTGACCCGAACCAAAATTATAATATCGTTGTAAGAGTGAGATCACTGTAGACTTTCCACAGCCACTTTCTCCGACTAAAGCAACTGTCTGTATGTTCGTAATCAAATCTAAACGTTCATAATTCATGAAATTCACAATGTTAAATGAGCAACGGATATTTgagtcatatatatatacctgGCCACTCGAAATTGTCAAGCTGAAGCCGTTAAGAACTTGGATGTTTGGCCTCGTTGGATAGGCAAAGCACACTTGTTTAAACTCGATATCTCCTTTGCTTTGGTCTAAAGTTAAACCGTCCTGTTTACTCGAATCTATCTTTGAATTTCTAtctaatatagaaaatattgaaGCAGCAGCAGTCTTAGCTTTTGTAAAATCATTCATAAAGGTTGATCTAGAAATAGCTATAGACGTAAAAAACACAGCAAGGAAAACCTGCGAGGACATATAAGGCGGActtattatatgatattattgtcTTGCCTGCTGAAGCATGTTAAGTAAATACTTACGCGGAAAGTAGCAGAATTTGAAATTGTTCCATTATCTACAAGGGTAGCGCCAGCGTAGCCACTTGCTGCATATACAAGGAAAATGAACGAAGACGTAATACCATAACTGATACCGCTAATCATCTCTTTTCCAGtcgcggacattattgggacaTTACTTCCCTTTTCATATAGCTCCAACACCTTCTCTTCTACACAAAATGAAACAACTGTTCTTATATTACTGACTGCATCGTTGACTACTCGACTTGCTTTCTCATACTTctgcaacaacaaaaacaaaagtaagGTTTCAGTTGCAGATTAACGGACATTTTATCGTTTCAAAGCTTCTTGACAAACCTTTGCATCAGTACCAAATCCTTTAGCAAACTTGTTCTGAACATAAATGTTGACCATCATAAACGGTACCATGGCTAAGATAATAAGAGACAATAACCAACTTGCTTGAAAAGCAATCATAATCCCGATAATTGCAGCTGCAAGatctttagttatttttgcCAATACATCCCCCACTAGAACTCGAACAATAGCTGCATCACTAGAGAGCTTTGTGGCTATCACTCCAACAGAGTTCTCTGGCTCATCAAACCAACCGATTTCCATGTGGACAGCCTTTTGAAAGCACATCGATCTAATTCGTTGAATCAATTTACAACCAGCCACGGTAAATATAAATGTCTCTAGTGGAGATGAAATCAGCAATATTGCTCCAAGAACCACAATCATGAGTGACCAAAATTGTGTATCTTTCTTTAGTTCATCAGGTGGCTCATAAAATGCTTTAAGTATGTTGGAAAACATTAAACCAAAAGCCGGGAGGACGGAACCAGAAAATGTTGCAACTACTGCTCCCATAAGAAGAATAGGAAACTCGGGCTTATTCAGATGTGCAAGGCGAATAATATGACCTTTTTCGAGATTTTTAGATACTTCTAAATTCGCATCTGAACTTTTTGTCAATATAGTCTCAGGAATTCCTTTAACTTCTGTAGTATCATGATTTTCACTCGATTCTGGTCTTGACTCGGTAGAAAGAAGTTGTGAATCATCGAGGCAAAGTTGctctttttcttgatttacttcCTGCAAGCGAATAAGTTGCGAGTATGCTCCCTCAGGATCTTTCAATAGCTCAAAGTGTTTACCTGAGATGTATGATGAGTGTTAGCATTCAATATACGAGAACATTGGCTCAAGTCGTTGAGCAATGCTTCGAGAAAATGTGTAGAATAATTCATACACATTTGTTTATACCTTCCTCAACAATTGTGCCTCGATGAATGACAGCAATATTATCAGCATTCCTCACTGTACTGAGGCGATGCGCGACTATTATGGTTGTTCTATCAACCATAATTTTGTCAAGTGCTTCTTGTACAAGACTCTCTGATTCAGCATCTAGAGCACTTGTTGCCTCGTCTAGAAGTAAAATACGAGGGTCTTTCAGAATCGCCCTTGCTATAGCTATTCTCTGCTTTTGTCCACCAGAGAGTTGAGTTCCACGTTCACCGACATTTGTCTCTATTCCCTACAGGAAAAAGTTCATTCCATTGAACATCATCTACGTACGCACGTACATCATATATTCtaatcaaatcaaacaaaaacacACCAACCTCGGGTAGTCTGTTAACAAATTTAGATGCATTCGCAATCTCAATTGCTGCTTCGATTTCCTCTTTGGTGGCTCCATCTTTCCCATATGCAACATTTTCCTTGATGCTAGTTGAAAATAATGTAGGTTCTTGACTTACTAGAGCAATCTTCTGTCTAATCCACTTAACCTGAAACTCTTTGAGATTACGTCCGTCTATAAAAATTTCACCTGATTGTGGATCGTAGAATCTCTCAATTAAACTAATAATTGTGGACTTTCCACTTCCGCTTCCACCAACCAAAGCAGTAGACTTTCCGCTTGGGATTAACAACGAAAACTCGTTGAGTATTCTCTCTGTCGGTCTACTCGGATAGCTAAAACAGACATGTTTTATCTCTATATCTCCACGGATGTCGTCCAAAATTATCCCACTATTGTTGTACACATCAATCTCTGAATGTCTGTTTATAGTCTCAAACATCTCGTACGCAGCAGCTTTCCCTGCTGTAAATGCAGCAAAGCAAGGAGATGCCTCACCGATGGACCTaccaaccaaaaaaaagaacatatgtAAATGATAGATCATCACATTAAAACATTATTTGAAGATTCATCGACACTCACATTGAAGCATTTAACACAGCTAGAGTTATGGTCAACACCGAACCTCCAGTATAACCTTTCTCCAAGATCATCTTTCCACCAAACCAGAAAGCCAAAGCATAATTGCAGAAGAGAATAAATTGGGACAATCCGAAGCCTAAGCCATTTACAAGTCCTTCATGTATACCCGATTTGTATGCCTTTTTTAAGGACTTGTTATACTTCTCGAAAGCCTGCTTTTCACCTGTGAATGATGCAACCTATAACATTAAGTTAGACTTGGCATATTACGAAAACACATAAATGAATAAACGTTAAGTTAGTCATACTGTTCTGATGGAACCGAGTGTTTGCTCAACTACATTGGCTGCCTTAGAATAAGCTTTGTGTGACTGGGATGCCTGTCTAGACATGAAGAGGAACATGACACCGATAACTATTATCAGTGGAACGATAGGTGAAATCATAACAAGTGCTAGAAGCCACCCCTTGATGAACGCAATAGAAAATGCTCCTACAAACATTGTTATGCACCTTATCATTTTCCCCACCTAACCATAACCAATAGTtagaattcataatatacatatatattacatattttccgaacttttttatatatcatagtACCTTATCACCCATAGCATCTTGTATGATAAAAATGTCACCAGACATTTTCCCAATAACTTCACCTGTATTTACTTCCTTATCAAAGAAACTAACTTCTTGTCGCAGAACGCTTTTTAAATACAACACCCTTAGTCGTGCAGCTTGTCGCTCTGCAGTTAGTGTCCAACAACCAACCTCTACCAAACAAATAACACAAATTTTTAACAACTTTTGCTATTAATTCATACTTGAAACAAAACTTAGCTTAGTTCTTTAAGACTTACGAAGCGTTGCTGATACACCTGAACCAATGGCCAAATAAACAAGTTTTAATGATACCTGAAAAACAACAAGGttcataatatgaaaaaaattataaatatgtcGCTATTCAACACACAAACTTAAGAAAATTTTGCAACATTTTAACCACTGTAATCTTCAACTTGTATCAAGATACGTCAATACTGATACATATGTACCTATAAAACAAAACTAGAATTTTGGCAGGGGCATGTGTACCTCCGCGCCCTGCCCTGCCTTAAAAGCTGGGATGTGGGACTCTCTACACATACGCATTTTGTTTAGACATTCCATCGAACAAGTTATCTATCAAATGGTGAAAAAACATTCAacaaatgacaaaaatatttaacttatcCGTTTTATATCAAGCAATACGTGGCACAACTCTCGATATAACAGTTCAAAACAATATGTATAAGTGGATTTACCCATAAAGGTCTCATTAAAATAGGATTCACACAAGAAAAAGCACTTGTCATTCGTTGGTTATTAGCAACATCCCAAAAACTTGTCAAGATAAACAAGGCGGATTTTATCATAGGTCCTTCCCGCCAAGGCAAAAAAGGCGTCTTTCGAAACACTTTCTATTTCtagttaacattttttttaaaaattacaactaTTGCACTTGACTAATAAGATAGAAAGGATCTTCTTGCTTATATCAAGGGAGGACGAGGGAGAGAGGAAGGGCACATTAGGTAACCATGCTGAAGCTAACAAAACAAACCTCGAAAAGTCACAAGTAAAAAGCCAAACGAGAAATATGCCAAAAAGATACAAGCATTTTATAAAGGAGTAAATTCAGTCAATCGACCTACATCCACAAACAAGAGGAGATAACCGATTCACTATATAAAACAGAGTACAGAATACATACAATTTACTCAGAATACAAAGAGGTTCACACAAATATTAACACAAGTGTCTCACCATTTACCGCCCTACACAAAACTCGCAAAACCCCTAGAACTATACTGTGATTGCTACTTGTAGAgtcataaatattttcttacaagAAAAGGGCTAGTCAGAGATTACATATTAGCAATTATGATAAGAAACTCAGGACTATAATAAAtcatctaatatatatatatatatatatatatatatatatatatatatatatatatatatattaccttGGAAACTTGTTGAAGAACAATTGAAGTTAGGTTTAGTCCAAATGCATCCACCAATTGCCCAAACATGAGAGGGGCAATAATATGGCATAGTCCATTGCCAAAAGCACCTATTGTTCCCAAAAACATCAATATTTTGTCAATATTATCAGCAAATGAAAAGAGTTTGTAAAGTGAAATAGttttagttttcttaatttcatttgatttttctgACATTTTTTCACTAAATATTGAAGAGGACCCTTCAAAACTATTGTTGTTATTAGTCACTTTTTTGGTCCTCTTGAGAAATTAATTGTTGATCTAACAAGTAATAGATATATTTGTAGAGGGGATTTAATCTATTAAAATggaataattaaataagaaccTAGATGCTTTGCAcgttttgagatttttttcttCAAGGATAAATAAAAGATCAATTAGTTGGCTAATGAATCACAAAATATATATGGCAGCTGTGAAGTTCTTTAGTTTATTAATTGATCAACAATTAGTTTGGTTACAActgatattttatatgtttttataacttttatcgAGCATATAAATAttagacatttaaatttgtgtaaatttaaattaatgagattaattTTAGGGAATGATAATCCAAAGTTTCAATTATGTTTGTAAGATTAGTTTCTCTCTTATCTATTTAAtaggagaaaatgaaaaggtaagaaacttaaaatgttattaataacaaattacaataaaagaagttctatcaaagttaattttattagccacaaatttacatatattctcATACGATTTCACTACTAActtaaataatacaaattttatatgtttaattaaaacaacaacaatgtaGTGTATTCTTATAAAGTGATACCGGGTGTGCTCAATTagaatatatcattaaaaatattcaatactaaaaaaaaatttattcatttattttttgattgattactaatataatagaccatatcatatatttttagggacaaaaatattcaatagaTATTAAAAAAGTGTACCATAGATAATATACCTTTAATTCAACCAtggaaaaatctaaaatattatatatatggaataatcatttttttgttcaaaaatgaagaaataaaataaaagagaacaaaataatattagttaaaatcaaaatagtacaacaatgaatcttcaaaatgtttgaaaatcaattaaactttTATACTACGGCAACTCTCTATGCATGAATCTCCGAGATAATTaagtttctttcttcattttgttgaaCTTGTACCAAATAATGTGATGAATCTTTCAAGAATATACCAAtgatcttcatcaaagtgaagatcATATCGTGACATCATCTTTTCTAATATCTTCTTTTTTGATTACTTAATTACATGATTGATGAAGGAAacgatgaagaaaataaaattaaaagattatacTACTaagaagatgaaataaaaaatggaaatgAACATGCAACATCTCCATAGATGATTGgtatttatagataaaataagtcataaaaatgGTTAAAAGGGAATCGAAAAGACATGCTAATTAAGTAGATAATATCAATAGATGAAGTTTTTTTGTAACTCGTTTCATATTAttacaatattaaatatgattgaattttataattaataaaaaaatattttatgaaaagatttttttaaaaaaagacaaaaaaaaaaagaagaagaaacaaatggaaaaatttaatactaaaaataagatttattcatttattttgtgattgattaCTAATATGATATACCACATCATATATTATAAGGGGCAACAATATCcagtatatataaaaagaaatgtacCATAAGTAGTATAGTTTTAATTCAATCAtggcaaaatttaaaatattaattagctATAAATTGaggtatatataaataataaaaaaatgtgcatcttttcatcttcaacgacaacaacaatgaacaaaatattcattttttttgttcaaatcaaagaaataaaataaaagagaatagaataatattaattggaatcaaaataatacaataatgaattttcaaaatgtttgGAAATCATTCAAACTTTTATACTACTATGACTCTATCTTCCGGAATCTCCAAGATAATTAtgcttccttcttcattttgttgaacttataccaaataatgtgatgaatctttgaagaatatatctatgatcttcatcaaagtgaaagTCATATTGTGACATCATcttttttatgtcttctttttattatgtacatgattgatgaataaaaagacaaagaaaagaaaattaaaaacctatactactaaaaagaaagaatgaaaaaatgaaaatggacattCAACATCTGTATAGATGATAGGTATTTATAGATTGGATAAGCCATAAAAATAGttagaaagaaattgaaaagacaTGTTATTTAAGTGAGAATATCAATAGATGGAGGTTTTTTTGTAACttattatatatgattaaattaataaatatatttaaattcttttaattaataaacaaattatttcatgaaaagaaagaaaagaaaatatcaaaaaagagagaaaaacaggaatggaggccatagagaggtgccacatcaccttGTCTATggtcctcatttatatatatatattgattaatataaatattatgataatatatacattttacTAGTTCATTAATTAGTATTCCTCAAGTAATGTGCAAAGTCCATCGTAGATAAGTAAAATTGAACGAAggaatatttgatatttacttTCTCTATCTCATTTCATgtgatataattattaatttttaattatgtgcATCATATTAGTTAGTTTTGTGCCTGTTATAGTATTTGCcagtttatattttattttattagttagtTATGTGTCTGTTATAGTGTTTGACAGtgtatattgtattatattagtCAGTTATGTGCTGTTAACAGAAGTATGAGAAagtatttatgtaatattttttcttcatctccATTTGGGTGTTTACTTCAGCAAgagaatttttgaaataaatttaaaagttatttttctgctcaatttaatttaattagtatatagtttttttgaaattatatgacATGCTTTAGCTATctttaatgatatatatatatatatatatatatatatatatatatatatatatatatatatatatatatatttcgtaaCAAAGTTAATGGACGCTCGAGCACTTGGCTGACTCCATGTGGGTCCGTCCCTGTATGTTatacttgtgtgaacctcctatgtattccgagtgaattgttTAAGGTTgtttttctctatattttgtactctcattgATATAGTAAATTGTTCATTTCCTTTGTTGGGCTTACATCAATTGACTGAATCACgttaaatttttgtgtcttttggtatatttctcctctgtcttcttactcgtggtctttcgaagCTTGCTTTGCTAGCTTTTACATAACATCGAAttttttcggtcctaacaaatGATATTAGATCCAGATTCAATGACTAAGCGAGGTTCAATAGTCGATTGTTCAATGATGAAGCCAGGTTAAAAATTGGGTGTTCATCTTGGCCGATATAGTTCTAGTCGTAACCTATTTGACAgtaataaatgtttttattgGAGAAACTTTTTCGTAGAAGTTTTCTGTGTTGAGACATGAATTTGATGGAGGAGATTATGGATAAAGGGGGAGATAGATTAATAATTACACATATAATATTTAGGGTTACAATATAAGATACTAGTAATTCAATATCACCTTAATATTTAGGTCCAAATTACTGCCatcatatttcactaaattttaggcattaaattttacattataaCTATAAATATCACATATTATTTGCACTCTCATGGAAAAAAAACTAGCAAAACTAAGACATGAGTCGAATTGTTGGTCCAACGGCCTCGATGCGATTTGTGTTTAGTGGTAGTACTTTAGAGTTTAAAGTTAGTTTCATAGGAATTTTCATCATGAACATTTAGTTTGGATTTTATGTTTGGACATCTATTGATAGTATTGTGTTTTAATGTTTTACTCATCAATATATTGGATAGGATATTTAAGAGATtcaatattagttttttttccttatatgaaattttatgttttaaacatgcaaatataactttgattaTGGTATTAAGTAGTTATGAAATAAGTTATAACTGAATAGTCAAATCGACAAGAGAAAATCCGAACCGAATCAGTTTTTTTATTCAGATTGGGTTATACTTTTTGAAAACCAGAAATAGTATAACCCAAATCGAATAACACAAAATTGAATCGAAAAATCGAATGCACACTCCTAATCAAACGGACTAGGTGGGAAaccaataaaacataaaaaattaagccTCCaagataagtttttttttttgtttcctatCCGATGTTCAGAGCTCCAGCTTAATGTAGATCACACTCTATTAGACTCATTCAGACTCGAACTCAAGACCTCTCGTTAACGGTAATATTCCACCACTACACCacaatcataaattaattttcactATGTA
The DNA window shown above is from Solanum lycopersicum chromosome 11, SLM_r2.1 and carries:
- the ABCB15 gene encoding ABC transporter B family member 5, coding for MSEKSNEIKKTKTISLYKLFSFADNIDKILMFLGTIGAFGNGLCHIIAPLMFGQLVDAFGLNLTSIVLQQVSKVSLKLVYLAIGSGVSATLQVGCWTLTAERQAARLRVLYLKSVLRQEVSFFDKEVNTGEVIGKMSGDIFIIQDAMGDKVGKMIRCITMFVGAFSIAFIKGWLLALVMISPIVPLIIVIGVMFLFMSRQASQSHKAYSKAANVVEQTLGSIRTVASFTGEKQAFEKYNKSLKKAYKSGIHEGLVNGLGFGLSQFILFCNYALAFWFGGKMILEKGYTGGSVLTITLAVLNASMSIGEASPCFAAFTAGKAAAYEMFETINRHSEIDVYNNSGIILDDIRGDIEIKHVCFSYPSRPTERILNEFSLLIPSGKSTALVGGSGSGKSTIISLIERFYDPQSGEIFIDGRNLKEFQVKWIRQKIALVSQEPTLFSTSIKENVAYGKDGATKEEIEAAIEIANASKFVNRLPEGIETNVGERGTQLSGGQKQRIAIARAILKDPRILLLDEATSALDAESESLVQEALDKIMVDRTTIIVAHRLSTVRNADNIAVIHRGTIVEEGKHFELLKDPEGAYSQLIRLQEVNQEKEQLCLDDSQLLSTESRPESSENHDTTEVKGIPETILTKSSDANLEVSKNLEKGHIIRLAHLNKPEFPILLMGAVVATFSGSVLPAFGLMFSNILKAFYEPPDELKKDTQFWSLMIVVLGAILLISSPLETFIFTVAGCKLIQRIRSMCFQKAVHMEIGWFDEPENSVGVIATKLSSDAAIVRVLVGDVLAKITKDLAAAIIGIMIAFQASWLLSLIILAMVPFMMVNIYVQNKFAKGFGTDAKKYEKASRVVNDAVSNIRTVVSFCVEEKVLELYEKGSNVPIMSATGKEMISGISYGITSSFIFLVYAASGYAGATLVDNGTISNSATFRVFLAVFFTSIAISRSTFMNDFTKAKTAAASIFSILDRNSKIDSSKQDGLTLDQSKGDIEFKQVCFAYPTRPNIQVLNGFSLTISSGQTVALVGESGCGKSTVISLLQRYYNFGSGQIMLDGIDIQNFNLKWLRHQMGLVSQEPILFNETIRANIMYGKEAGDASEAELIAAAKLANAHKFISSLQQGYDTMVGERGAQLSGGQKQRIAIARAILKNPKILLLDEATSALDAESERVVQMALEKIMVDRTAIIIAHRLSTIKEAEVVCVIKNGVVAEEGNHDTLLGNENGHYASLIKHHIGYR